From the genome of Manis pentadactyla isolate mManPen7 chromosome 18, mManPen7.hap1, whole genome shotgun sequence, one region includes:
- the RGMA gene encoding repulsive guidance molecule A isoform X3 — protein sequence MERLVGTGRAGWMGMGRGAPRSALGFWPTLAVLFCSFPAATSPCKILKCNSEFWSATAGSHPLASGDAPEFCAALRTYALCTRRTARACRGDLAYHSAAHGIEDLMSQHNCTKDGPTSQPRLRTPPPPGDSQERSDSPEVCHYEKSFHRHSAAPNYTHCGLFGDPHLRTFTDRFQTCKVQGAWPLIDNNYLNVQVTNTPVLPGSPATATSKLTIIFKNFQECVDQKVYQAEMDELPAAFADGSKNGGDKHGANSLKITEKVSGQHVEIQAKYIGTTIVVRQVGRYLTFAVRMPEEVVNAVEDQDSQGLYLCLRGCPLNQQIDFQAFRASPQGPWRPAAASPTPAAPDTFPYETAAAKCKEKLPVEDLYYQACVFDLLTTGDVNFTLAAYYALEDVKMLHSDKDRLHLYERTQEPPGRAAAAGRPPASRPLLGSLLLFALLPVFLEAVAA from the exons ccacctcCCCGTGCAAGATCCTCAAGTGCAACTCTGAGTTCTGGAGCGCCACCGCCGGCAGCCACCCCCTGGCCTCGGGCGACGCCCCCGAGTTCTGCGCGGCGCTGCGCACCTACGCCCTGTGCACCCGGCGCACCGCCCGCGCCTGCCGGGGCGACCTGGCCTACCATTCGGCCGCGCATGGCATAGAGGACCTCATGAGCCAGCACAACTGCACCAAGGATGGCCCCACGTCGCAGCCGCGCCTGCGCACGCCCCCGCCGCCCGGGGACAGCCAGGAGCGCTCCGACAGCCCCGAGGTCTGCCACTACGAGAAGAGCTTCCACAGGCACTCGGCCGCCCCCAACTACACGCACTGCGGCCTCTTTGGGGACCCGCACCTCAGGACTTTCACAGACCGCTTCCAGACCTGCAAGGTGCAGGGCGCGTGGCCACTCATCGACAACAATTACCTGAACGTGCAGGTCACCAACACACCTGTGCTGCCCGGCTCACCTGCCACAGCCACCAGCAAG CTCACCATCATCTTTAAGAACTTCCAGGAGTGCGTAGACCAGAAGGTGTACCAGGCCGAGATGGACGAGCTCCCGGCCGCCTTCGCCGACGGCTCCAAGAATGGCGGGGACAAGCACGGGGCCAACAGCCTGAAGATCACCGAGAAGGTGTCAGGCCAGCACGTGGAGATCCAGGCCAAGTACATCGGCACCACCATTGTGGTTCGCCAGGTGGGCCGCTACCTGACTTTCGCGGTCCGCATGCCCGAGGAGGTGGTCAACGCCGTGGAGGACCAGGACAGCCAGGGCCTCTACCTCTGCCTGCGGGGCTGCCCCCTCAACCAGCAGATCGACTTCCAGGCCTTCCGCGCCAGCCCCCAGGGACCCTGGAGGCCGGCGGCCGCCAGCCCCACGCCCGCGGCCCCGGACACCTTCCCGTACGAGACGGCCGCGGCCAAGTGCAAGGAGAAGCTGCCCGTGGAGGATCTCTACTACCAGGCCTGCGTCTTCGACCTGCTCACCACGGGGGACGTGAACTTCACCCTGGCCGCCTATTACGCCCTGGAGGACGTCAAGATGCTCCACTCCGACAAGGACAGACTACATCTGTACGAGAGGACGCAGGAGCCCCCGGGCCGGGCGGCGGCTGCAGGGCGCCCCCCGGCCTCCCGGCCCCTCCTCGGCAGCCTCTTGCTCTTCGCCCTGCTCCCTGTGTTCCTGGAAGCCGTGGCCGCATAG
- the RGMA gene encoding repulsive guidance molecule A isoform X2: MQPPRERLVGTGRAGWMGMGRGAPRSALGFWPTLAVLFCSFPAATSPCKILKCNSEFWSATAGSHPLASGDAPEFCAALRTYALCTRRTARACRGDLAYHSAAHGIEDLMSQHNCTKDGPTSQPRLRTPPPPGDSQERSDSPEVCHYEKSFHRHSAAPNYTHCGLFGDPHLRTFTDRFQTCKVQGAWPLIDNNYLNVQVTNTPVLPGSPATATSKLTIIFKNFQECVDQKVYQAEMDELPAAFADGSKNGGDKHGANSLKITEKVSGQHVEIQAKYIGTTIVVRQVGRYLTFAVRMPEEVVNAVEDQDSQGLYLCLRGCPLNQQIDFQAFRASPQGPWRPAAASPTPAAPDTFPYETAAAKCKEKLPVEDLYYQACVFDLLTTGDVNFTLAAYYALEDVKMLHSDKDRLHLYERTQEPPGRAAAAGRPPASRPLLGSLLLFALLPVFLEAVAA; this comes from the exons ccacctcCCCGTGCAAGATCCTCAAGTGCAACTCTGAGTTCTGGAGCGCCACCGCCGGCAGCCACCCCCTGGCCTCGGGCGACGCCCCCGAGTTCTGCGCGGCGCTGCGCACCTACGCCCTGTGCACCCGGCGCACCGCCCGCGCCTGCCGGGGCGACCTGGCCTACCATTCGGCCGCGCATGGCATAGAGGACCTCATGAGCCAGCACAACTGCACCAAGGATGGCCCCACGTCGCAGCCGCGCCTGCGCACGCCCCCGCCGCCCGGGGACAGCCAGGAGCGCTCCGACAGCCCCGAGGTCTGCCACTACGAGAAGAGCTTCCACAGGCACTCGGCCGCCCCCAACTACACGCACTGCGGCCTCTTTGGGGACCCGCACCTCAGGACTTTCACAGACCGCTTCCAGACCTGCAAGGTGCAGGGCGCGTGGCCACTCATCGACAACAATTACCTGAACGTGCAGGTCACCAACACACCTGTGCTGCCCGGCTCACCTGCCACAGCCACCAGCAAG CTCACCATCATCTTTAAGAACTTCCAGGAGTGCGTAGACCAGAAGGTGTACCAGGCCGAGATGGACGAGCTCCCGGCCGCCTTCGCCGACGGCTCCAAGAATGGCGGGGACAAGCACGGGGCCAACAGCCTGAAGATCACCGAGAAGGTGTCAGGCCAGCACGTGGAGATCCAGGCCAAGTACATCGGCACCACCATTGTGGTTCGCCAGGTGGGCCGCTACCTGACTTTCGCGGTCCGCATGCCCGAGGAGGTGGTCAACGCCGTGGAGGACCAGGACAGCCAGGGCCTCTACCTCTGCCTGCGGGGCTGCCCCCTCAACCAGCAGATCGACTTCCAGGCCTTCCGCGCCAGCCCCCAGGGACCCTGGAGGCCGGCGGCCGCCAGCCCCACGCCCGCGGCCCCGGACACCTTCCCGTACGAGACGGCCGCGGCCAAGTGCAAGGAGAAGCTGCCCGTGGAGGATCTCTACTACCAGGCCTGCGTCTTCGACCTGCTCACCACGGGGGACGTGAACTTCACCCTGGCCGCCTATTACGCCCTGGAGGACGTCAAGATGCTCCACTCCGACAAGGACAGACTACATCTGTACGAGAGGACGCAGGAGCCCCCGGGCCGGGCGGCGGCTGCAGGGCGCCCCCCGGCCTCCCGGCCCCTCCTCGGCAGCCTCTTGCTCTTCGCCCTGCTCCCTGTGTTCCTGGAAGCCGTGGCCGCATAG
- the RGMA gene encoding repulsive guidance molecule A isoform X4 translates to MGMGRGAPRSALGFWPTLAVLFCSFPAATSPCKILKCNSEFWSATAGSHPLASGDAPEFCAALRTYALCTRRTARACRGDLAYHSAAHGIEDLMSQHNCTKDGPTSQPRLRTPPPPGDSQERSDSPEVCHYEKSFHRHSAAPNYTHCGLFGDPHLRTFTDRFQTCKVQGAWPLIDNNYLNVQVTNTPVLPGSPATATSKLTIIFKNFQECVDQKVYQAEMDELPAAFADGSKNGGDKHGANSLKITEKVSGQHVEIQAKYIGTTIVVRQVGRYLTFAVRMPEEVVNAVEDQDSQGLYLCLRGCPLNQQIDFQAFRASPQGPWRPAAASPTPAAPDTFPYETAAAKCKEKLPVEDLYYQACVFDLLTTGDVNFTLAAYYALEDVKMLHSDKDRLHLYERTQEPPGRAAAAGRPPASRPLLGSLLLFALLPVFLEAVAA, encoded by the exons ccacctcCCCGTGCAAGATCCTCAAGTGCAACTCTGAGTTCTGGAGCGCCACCGCCGGCAGCCACCCCCTGGCCTCGGGCGACGCCCCCGAGTTCTGCGCGGCGCTGCGCACCTACGCCCTGTGCACCCGGCGCACCGCCCGCGCCTGCCGGGGCGACCTGGCCTACCATTCGGCCGCGCATGGCATAGAGGACCTCATGAGCCAGCACAACTGCACCAAGGATGGCCCCACGTCGCAGCCGCGCCTGCGCACGCCCCCGCCGCCCGGGGACAGCCAGGAGCGCTCCGACAGCCCCGAGGTCTGCCACTACGAGAAGAGCTTCCACAGGCACTCGGCCGCCCCCAACTACACGCACTGCGGCCTCTTTGGGGACCCGCACCTCAGGACTTTCACAGACCGCTTCCAGACCTGCAAGGTGCAGGGCGCGTGGCCACTCATCGACAACAATTACCTGAACGTGCAGGTCACCAACACACCTGTGCTGCCCGGCTCACCTGCCACAGCCACCAGCAAG CTCACCATCATCTTTAAGAACTTCCAGGAGTGCGTAGACCAGAAGGTGTACCAGGCCGAGATGGACGAGCTCCCGGCCGCCTTCGCCGACGGCTCCAAGAATGGCGGGGACAAGCACGGGGCCAACAGCCTGAAGATCACCGAGAAGGTGTCAGGCCAGCACGTGGAGATCCAGGCCAAGTACATCGGCACCACCATTGTGGTTCGCCAGGTGGGCCGCTACCTGACTTTCGCGGTCCGCATGCCCGAGGAGGTGGTCAACGCCGTGGAGGACCAGGACAGCCAGGGCCTCTACCTCTGCCTGCGGGGCTGCCCCCTCAACCAGCAGATCGACTTCCAGGCCTTCCGCGCCAGCCCCCAGGGACCCTGGAGGCCGGCGGCCGCCAGCCCCACGCCCGCGGCCCCGGACACCTTCCCGTACGAGACGGCCGCGGCCAAGTGCAAGGAGAAGCTGCCCGTGGAGGATCTCTACTACCAGGCCTGCGTCTTCGACCTGCTCACCACGGGGGACGTGAACTTCACCCTGGCCGCCTATTACGCCCTGGAGGACGTCAAGATGCTCCACTCCGACAAGGACAGACTACATCTGTACGAGAGGACGCAGGAGCCCCCGGGCCGGGCGGCGGCTGCAGGGCGCCCCCCGGCCTCCCGGCCCCTCCTCGGCAGCCTCTTGCTCTTCGCCCTGCTCCCTGTGTTCCTGGAAGCCGTGGCCGCATAG